The segment GCATCCAGCGGCTCGACCGCCGGCTGGCCTACGCCGTGCTCGCCGTGCCCTGGGTCGGAGAGCGGCCGCGCCGGCTGCTCGCCGCCGTGGCGGTCGTGTCGGTGCTGACGAGCGCCTTCATCTCCAACACCGTGACGGCGGCGCTGATGATGGCGATCGTCGCCGGCCTCGTGGCAGCGATCGAGGAGGCGGCCGATGCGGCGGCGCGGCCGGCGCCGACGTTCGCCACCAGCCTCTACCTGTGCATCGCCTTCGCCGCCTCGATCGGCGGACTGGCGACACCGATCGGCACGCCGACGAACCTCATCGGCCTGGGCTTCATCCGCAGTGAGCTGGGTGTGGCGATCTCGTTTCCCGGCTGGTGCGCCCTGAGCCTGCCCGTGGTCGGCGTACTCGGCACGTTCGCCGTGCTGCTGCTCGGCCGGTTGTTTCCCGCCGGTGTGGACCGGCTCGCCGGCGTCTCCCGGCACGTCGCGGCCGAGCGGGCCCGGCTCGGGGCCTGGACGGTCGCGCAGTGGTCGACCGTGGCCGCGTTCACCGTCACGGTCGGGCTCTGGGTGGTGCCCGGCGTCCTCCTCGGCCTGCTCGGGCAGAAACACCCGCTCGTCGCCTGGCTGCAGGCCCGCCTCCCCGAGGGCGTGGCGGCGATCGTGGGGGCGACGCTGCTGTTCGTCCTGCCCGGCGGGCGGAGCGAATCCGGCCGGTGTCGGCCGGTGCTGCGCTGGAAGGAGGCGCGGATCGACTGGGACATCGTCCTCCTCTACGGCGGCGGCCTGGCGCTCGGCGAACTCTGCTTCTCGACCGGGCTCGCCGCCGCCGTCGGTGCCGGGATCGAGCACTGGATTCCGGCGGGTCCGTGGGCCGGCGTGGCGCTGGTGCTGGCCGCGGCCGGCGTGGCGGCGCTGACCAGCGAGTTCACGAGCAACGTCGCCAGCGCCACGATGGTCGTGCCGGTGGTGATCGCCGTGGCGCGGGCCGCCGGGGGGGACGCCGTGCTGGCGGCGCTGGCGGCGACGCTCGCCGCCAGTCTCGGCTTCATGATGCCGGTGAGCAGTCCGTGCAACGCGATCGTGTACGGATCGGGGCGGATCCCGCTCCGGGCGATGATGGCCTCCGGCGCGATCCTCGACGTCGTCGGCGTCGCCCTGATCACGGCCGTGCTGCTGGTGGCGAGATGGGTGGGGTGAGCCGCGCGCGGCTGCGACGGCGCGACATTGAGCCAGTCAGCCAGCCCAAGCCGCCGGCGGCCGGCAGAAGTATCGTCGCTGCGCCGGCTCCGTAGAACCTGCAACGGTGCAAGCACCGCTTGCGTGGAGCCGGGCTGTGCCCGGCGACGACAAGCCGGAGCAGCCGCTTTGTCGGCTGCGACGGCGCGACAGGCCGGCGCGATCATCGCTTGCGTGGAGCCGGGCTGTGCCCGGCGACGACAAGCCGGAGCAGCCGCTTTGTCGGCTGCGACGGCGCGACAGGCCGGCGCGATCATCGCTTGCGTGGAGCCGGGCTGTGCCCGGCGACGACAAGCCGGAGCAGCCGCTTTGTCGGCTGCGACGGCGCGACAGGCCGGCGCGATCATCGCTTGCGTGGAGCCGGGCTGTGCCCGGCGACGACAAGCCGGAGCAGCCGCTTTGTCGGCTGCGACGGCGCGACAGGCCGGCGCGATCATCGCTTGCGTGGAGCCGGGCTGTGCCCGGCGACGACAAGCCGGAGCAGCCGCTTTGTCGGCTGCGCCGGCGCGACAGGCCGGCGCGATCATCGCTTGCGTGGAGCCGGGCTGTGCCCGGCGACGACAAGCCGGAGCAGCCGCTTTGTCGGCTGCGACGGCGCGACAGTCAGAACCCCGGCTCGATCGGCGCCCCGCAGTTGTGGCAGCGCGGCAGCATTGGCGGCCGCGGCGTGGGCATGTAACCCTCGGCGCACAGCGTGTGGAGCCGGGGAAACAGCGACGGCATCGTGGCATTGGCCTCGCGGAGCTGGCGGTGGACGCAGAGCTGCCCGCGTGGGTCGGCGTGGAACATCGTGCCATGCCGATGGCAGGCCGGGCCGCAGCCCGGCGCCGACACGCTGGCATGCCACGGTGGCCGCTGCCCGTTCCGACAGCCGCAGGCCTCCGATCCGGGACCGACCTGGACGCCCTCCGACACGATCACCGGTGACCGCGCCGCCGCGTCCCGGATCGAGAGGATCGACGGGATGATGGCGACGATCAAGGCGGCGATCACGCCGCGGCGGCTGGCTGGCACCGGTGAGCTCCTTGGCCTGAAGGGAAGCGGATTCCATTCCACGTCCCTGGCAGGTGCATCGACCCCCGTCCCCCGCCCCGTTGAGCGGTCGTGACGCCGGGTGGGGTCGTGACGGTAGGGGGGGCGGTGACGCCGGGGTGGCGATGACGGAGGGGTTGGAGCCGGTCAGTCGAGGGCCACGTCGTCCACGAGAAATGACTCGAGAGCGGTCCGCGTCGCGAGCACGATGTATCCACGGTCGCCATGCCGATAGCCGCCGATGCCGACCAGGGCCGCTCCGTGCTGGTAGCGGTCGACCACGCCACCGTCGGCCCAGGCGACGGTCACCGAGCCGTCGGGGCCGGCGATGAGCCACTGACGCCGGGCGCTGCCGAGCAGGTCGGCCCAGGCGAGGGGTTCGATCGGCCCGTCACGGTGCATGCCGGCCGGAAGGGAAATGTCCCAGAGCGGCTCGGCACCGGGGCCGATCCCGATCGCGGCGTTGCCCCCGGCCGCGTCGCGGCCGCAGCCGATCACCGACCAGGCAGCATCCATGCCGACCGGTCCCGCGGCCAGCGTCCCGAGCCGGAAGCCGGTGATGGGCGTGAGCGCGGCTGGGCCCGCACCGGCCGGAACCCGCGCCAGCCGTCCGTCGGCCGTCGCGGCCAGCACCGTCGCCGCGCCCGGCTGCCCCGCGGCCACGCCGACCACCGTGCCGGGCGTCCGGTCGCGCCACTGCCGCTCTCCGGAAAGGCTGCAGCAGTGGACGCCGATCGTTCCCAGGTAGCCGATCACGATCTCCGGTGTGCCGTCGCCGTCGGCGTCGGTGAAGTCGGCCGCCGTGATGCCGGCGTGCGGGCCGCCGCCAGCCTCGGGATAGGAGGCGTGGAGTTTCCAGGCGTCGTCGAAGACGAACACCTGCTGACCGCCGCGGGCCGCACCGAGCCACCAGCGGCGCCCGGCCGCGTCGCGGGCCGTTCGCAGGAAGCCGACGGCGGCATCGGGGGGCAGCGGCAGTTCGTGGCGGGCCAGTTCCCGCCCCTGGGCGTCGAGCGCCACGACCGTCCGCCAGCCGTCGAGGGCGAGGACCCGCGGCCCGTCCGGCCCCGCCTCGGGCTCGTCGAGGCAGAGGAGGTTTCCGGGCAGCGCGACGGCGTCGGCCTGCCACTGCCTCACGAGCTTGAACCGCAGCGGCTGGCGCCGGGGCGCGATCGACTGCTCGGGCAGCCTTTCGACCGGTCCGCCGAGCCGGGCCCCGACCCGTCGCAGCTCGTCACGATAGGCCTGCAGCGCAGCGGCCCGCCGGTCGCGCACCAGGGGGAGCGTGTCCTTGCCGGCGGCGAGGGCCTCGAGCGTCGCCCCGACGTCGGTGCCGATCCGATTCCCCTCGCCGGCCTGCACGTCGGCGATCGTGCCGTCGGCCGCGATGATCACCAGCGTCGGAAACTCCTCGACCCCCAGGCTGGCAGCGGCCCCGCCGCGCTCGTCGCGCACGAGCGTCCCCACGCCGCCGTATTCCGCCAGGCGTTTGCCGAGCGCCGCGCTGCCGACGTCCGCTTCGTCGACGCTCACGGCGAGGTGTCGGACGCGGACGGGGGGCGTGGCGGAGGCATGTGCCGTGGTGAACCCGTTCACGGCCGCGCCCACCTGCGGCATGGTGCGCGTGCAGGGTTCGCAGCCGTCGAAGAAAAACTCGAGCACGGCGATCGTGCCGGTGAGCGCCTCGCGCGTCAGCGACTCGCCATCCGCGCTGGCGACTGAGAACACGGGGGCGGGACGGCCCACGAGCGGGCTGACGGGCCGTGGCGGCCGCGGCGGCTCGAGGCGGGCGACCTCGATCGCGCCGGGGGGCGGCTGGAGGGAGAATGCCGTCGCCGCGGGCGCCGTGAAGGCCGCGGCGGTGAACTCGACGACGATCTTCAGGCCGGTTGCGCCCTCCGATCGGTCGCCTCCGGGCGGGACCTCCATCCGGCGCAGGAGACGCGCGCGGCGGTCGATCCAGAGCACCAGTTCGCCGTCGGGCCGGGGGATCACGATGCGGTCGCAGGCATGCCCATCGACCGGCTCGCTGCGGGTGATCCGCGCCGGCCCGGTGGCGTCGGCGAGGACGAGGTCGAGGGTGTCGTCGGCGAGGAGCAAAGGCAGCTGCGTGGGGCAGCCCGCCTCCCCTTCCGTGACGGCGGCGGTGAGATCCCGGTCGGCGAAGATCCGCTCCAGTGTCAGCGGGGACGCGACGTGCGACACGAGCACCTGCCCCGGCGCGGCGCCGATCGCGGCCCGCAGCGTGCCGGCGGCGACGGCGAGATGCGCGTCGTAGGCATCGACCCGGAGCCGGTCGGGACGGACGAACGCCGCCCGGAAGGGGAGCGTTCGTTCGGTCAGCGTGCCGTCCTGCATCTGCTCGATCCGCACACGCGCGTCGTCCGCATACGCGCCGGCCTCGCGGTAGGCGCGGGCCATCGCCCGAAGAACGTCGCCGGCATCCTCGCGTCGGCCGCAGCCGGCGGCGACCGTGACGACGACGCAGGCGCCGATGCCGAACAGGACGTGGCACGGGACGGGGTGGTGCATCATGCCGGCATCTTGCCCGAGACACGGCCGTCACGGCCAGAGCGATCTCCGGGCAGGGCGTTTGCCGGGGGACCGCGCCGATCGGTCGACGTCGCCGTACAATGTTTCCTTCCTCGGTCCATGCCCTCCCCCAGCAGCCTCCGCTTCGCACGTGATCCGACTCGACACCGGCAGCGACACCCCCGTGCTCCTCGACGTCGAACCGGGGACGTTCGTGGCGGAGTTTCACGGGCCTGACGGCGTCGCCGGCCCGGCTGCCCGCGACCTGGTCGGCCAGGCGGTCACCCGCCCCGCGCATGCCCCGCCGCTCCAGGCCCATGTCGTGCCGGGGGACCGGGTCGCCGTCGCCGTCGCCGGCTCCGTGCCGCAGGACGAGCACGTGCTCGGCGCCATCACCGGCAGCCTGACGGCGGCGGGCATCGCAGCCGACGAGATCACGGTGCTCCACGGACCGGCGCTCGAGCCCGGCGCCGGCGGCGGATCGGCCGCGTACGGCGGCGACGTCTTCGATCCAGCCATCGAGTCGGCGACTGCCTACCTCGCGGCGGACCAGTCCGCCCATCCCCTGCACCTGGCCCGCACGCTCGTCGATGCCGACGTCGTGGTCGCCGTGGGGGCATGGGGCTGGAACGCCGCGCTCGGTGGCCGGTCGCTGGAGGGGGAGCTGTGGCCGACGTTCGCCCGGCTCGGCTGTCGGCGCGACCTGACCGTCGTGCTGGCCCGGCGCGGCCGGCATGCGCTGGCCGACTGGCGGACGAGCATGCAGGAGGCGACCTGGCAGCTCGGCGTCTGCGCCAGCCTGCGCATCGTGCCGGGCCGGGCCGGGACGGTCCATGCGGCCCTGTTCGGCATGCCGGACGAGGCGTGCCGCGCGGCGCGGACCGCGGCCGGTGGCTGGTGTCCGCGGGTCGACGATCCGGTGGACCTGGCGCTGGTCACGCTCTCGGCGGCACAAGGGGGCTGGCCGTCGATCACGCGGGCCGTCGCGGCGGCGGCCCGCGTCACGCGGCCTGACGGCACGATCTGCATCGCCTGCCGGGAGGCGGCGGCACCGGGCATCATCTTCCTGCGCTGGCGGCAGGGGGCGCCGCTGGAGCGGCTCGTGCACGAGGCGCTGGGCACGGGCGATCCGCTGCTCGTGGCCGACGCCCTGCAGACGCGGCTCTTCGCCCGCGCCCTCGGCGAGCGGCGGATCGTGCTCCTCTCGGAGTTGGCGGAGGGGGCCGTCGAGGAACTCGAGTTCGGGTTCGCCGCCGGCCTCGAGGTGCTCGAGCGGCTCGTCGATCGGGCGGAGGCGACCGCCGTGCTCCACGAGGCCGACCTGATGTTTCCGCAGCCGGCCGGCTGACGTCCGGCCACGCTCAGGGGATCCGGTGCCGCAGGCTGCCGACCGGCAGCGGACCCCAGTGCCGCGAGTCGCGGCTCTCGGCCGGAAAGTCGCCGAGCACGAACACCGCGTTCGGCCCGAGCGACCAGGCGGCGACGCCGTCCGGTGCGCCGCGCTGGAGGACGTCACGCCAGCGCCAGGCGCGCTCGATCGCGGCGCCGGCCTGCGCCACCGTCGTGGCAGGCTCGATCACGATCGCGAGTGCCGGGGCCACGTCTCCCTTGTCGCGGTCGGGCCATGGCCGGGCGAAGCTCCAGCGGTCCGGCGGCCCGACCGGCAGGCAGGACCGCTCCGGGCACGTGTCGGCAGCGCCCGCGGGCAGCCGCCAGGCGACCGCGACCACGTGGCCGTCGAGCCGTCCGGCGACGATCGCGTACCGACCGGCGGCACGCAGCCGCCAGGTGAAGACGGTTTCCGCCACCCGGGCCCGCACCCGCAGACCGGCGTCGTCGGGCGGCCGCGAAGCCTGCACCACGGCGGCCACGCCGCCGTCCCGGACCGGGAGCAGCAGGCTGCCGCCGCCGGTCGCCAGCGGCTCGTCGTCGAGCACGTCGGTGGCGGGCCGTTCCCAGCGTTCGCCGCCGGCGGCAGCGTCGTCATGGCCCGCGCTGACGCGCTGGCCCATCGCGGCCAGCTGCCGCGGCTCCTTGAGCACGATCCGGTCGGCGACGACGAGGTCGCCGGCGGCGATCGCCACCGTCTCGCCGGGCAGGCCGGCGATCCGCTTGATGACCGGCGTGCCGTCGGCTGCGTCGAGCACCCAGCGTTCGAACCGGCGCGGCTGCGTCAACCGATCGCGGAGCGGGAGCAGGCCGGTCGCGACGACGTCGCCGGGCAGGAGTCCCGGCGCCATCGACGTGCCCGCGACGACGAACCGGCGCGGCGGGAGGAGGGCCGCGCCGGTGCCGACGAGCACCAGGCCCGCGGCCAGGGCCAGCCAGCGGCGGCTCGTCAACGAGCAGGCTCGGGGCCCTCGCCCCGGGGGAGCGCCGCACCGCTCGGCGGCGTCAGCCGCCGCTCTGCCCGTCCCCTGCGCTGCCACGGTGGCTCAGTCGACGGCGACCCACTGCCGGCTCGCAGCGCTGGCAAGGACGGCGTCGCAGACCTTCTGCGTCTCCAGCGCGTCGCGGAACGTCGGCGGGCAGGGCTGCTTCTTCGCGTAGGCGTCGAGGAAGTCGGCGACCTGGTGGACGAAGCTGTGCTCGTAGCCGATCGCCAGCCCCGGCACCCACCACTTGTCCATGTAGGGATGGTCGCCGTCGGTGACGTGGATGCTCTTCCAGCCGCGCATCGGGCCGGCGTCCTTGTAGTCGAAGACCTCGAGCCGGTGGAGGTCGTGGAGGTTCCACTTCAGGCTCATCTTCTCGCCGTTGATCTCGAACGTGTACAGGGCCTTGTGGCCGCGGGCGTAGCGGGTGCTCTCGAAGAGACCGAGCGAGCCGTTGGTGAAGTGGCAGAGGAACGAGCAGGCATCGTCGATCTTCACCGGCTCGACCTTGCCGCTGAGCTGGTGCTTCCGCTCCTTGACGAACGTCTCGGTCATCGCCGTGACGTCGCTGACGCCGCCGTTGAGCCAGAGGGCGGTGTCGATGCAGTGGGCGAGCAGGTCGCCGGTCACGCCGCTGCCGGCCGCGGCGGCATCGAGCCGCCACAGGGCGGCGCCCCCCTGGGGGAGGTCGGCGGAGATCGTCCAGTCCTGGAGGAACTCGGCCCGGTAGTGGAACGCGCGGCCGAGGGCCCCGGAGTCGATGATCTGCTTGGCGAACGTCACCGCGGGGATGCGCCGATAGTTGTACCAGACGGTGTTCGGCACGCCGGCCTTCTCCACCGCCGCGCACATCCGCTCCCCCTCGGCGACGTCCATCGACAGCGGCTTTTCGCAGAGGATCGCCTTGCCGTGTTTCGCGGCCTCGATGGCGATCTCGGCATGCAGGTTGTTGGGGGTGCAGATGTCGATGGCGTCGATGTCGTCGGCCGCGACGAGCTTCCGCCAGTCGGTCTCGACCCGCCGGTAGCCCCAGCGGTCGGCGAATGCCCGGGCCTTGTCGGCGTCACGGGCGGCGACGGCCTGGAGCACCGGCAGGTACTCGAGGTCGAAGAAGTCCTTGACGCGGTTGTAGCCGTTGGAGTGGGCCCGGCCCATGAAGCCGTAGCCGATCATGCCGATGCGGAGGGGTTTTGCCATCGCTGGGTTCCTGGTGGGTTGCGTTCGTTTGACAATCGCCGCTGCGGGGCGGCATGAGTTCGCTCGCTGACACGCTCGCGATCCTCACGCCGACCCCTCCGCTGCATTCGTGGTGGGCGGCCGTGACTGGCTGAGGGTCGCTCGTGTTTCTTCCGCCGTGGCGTAACGCTCCGGCTCAGGGGTGAAAAAAGTATGGGGTGGATCAGCCCCAGCCGTGGGCGTCGCGGACGGCGATCATCGTGCGCAGGATCGTATTCCAGGTCTGCGGGTTCTCGAGCGTGGCGTTGGGGAACATGCAGCCGTCCCAGCAGATGTGGCGGATGCCGCGGTCGGCCGCCCCCTCCAGCCACAGCCCTGCGCATTTGACGATGTCGAGCTTGCCGTTGGGGTCGTCGGCCGAGCAGTGCTTGCCGGTCTTGTCGTGGGCGCCGGCGCCATGCACCTGGCCGTCGTTCTGGGCGACATGGAAGTCGATCGTCCACGGGCGGAGCTTGGCCACCATCGACTCGTAGGCGGGCCAGAACTCGGCCTCCGTGTAGCCCGGCTGAACCAGCGCGTGCTCCGGGGCGTTGTAGCCGAGCAGGTACAGGTAGGTGTGGGCGAGGTCGGCCTGGAAGCCGAGCGCCTCCGGCATTCCCACCTCCTCGAGGAGGTCGAGCATGTCCTTCCAGGAGTGCATGCCCGCCCAGCAGATCTCCCCCTCGGCCGCGAGCCGCTGCCCGTTGTCCTTGGCGATCGTCGCGGCTTCGCGGAACGTCCGGGCGATCAGCGCGGTGTTCGCCCGGGGATTCTCGCGCCACTTGGCGATGCCGAACTCGGCGGAATCGATGCGAATCACGCCGTACTTCCGCACGCCATGCTGCTCGAAGACCCGCGCGATCCGGCAGGCCATGCGCACGGCCGAGAGAAATTTTTGCCGGGCCGCCTCGTCCCCCATGGCCGAATCCCCGACCGTGCCCGGCCAGACGGGAGCCACGAGCGAACCGACCGTGAAGCCGTGGGCGGCGATCGTGTCGGCGATCCGGCGCAGCTCGGCGTCGCTGGCCTCGGGATTGGTGTGGGGGAGGAAGAGAAAGTAGTCGATGCCGTCGAACCGCTGGCCATTCACGTTCGCGGCGGCGGTCAGCTCGAGCATCCGCTCCAGCGAGATCGGCGGTTCCTGGCCCGGGTCGGTCCCCTTGCCGACGAGGCCGGGCCACATCGCGTTATGGAGTTTCGGGGCGGCGTGCGTGGGCATGGGTCAAGAGTCCTCGTTTTTCAAACCATTCACTGGCCGGGCATCGGGGCTGCCGGTGCCACCTCGCCCGGACGTTCGCTGCGGACATCCTGTCCTTCGCTCACTCGATGCCGCCTGCGCTCCGCCGTCCCGGCTGCGCTGGCCGGCAACGCCGGCTCGATGGCACCGGCAACCCCTGCCGTTACCGTGGGATGGCGCTGGCATGCTTCGCATGCTGTCATGCACGCCGCCCGTGGGTGGGGAGGTCGGGGTGCACGTCGGGGCCGAAGTAGCGGAGGGCGACGAGCGGGCCCGGGCCGGTGTTCTCGACGGTGTAGCCCGCGGCGGCCGCCTCCGCCGAGATGAACAGCTCGTCGGCTGTCATCTGGCCGAAGCGGATCAGGGTCGGCGTGGCGACGTCGTGGACGCCGACGCGGCCCTCCCCCTGGACCGTGATCCAGCCGCTGGCCCCCGCGTCCTGCACGGCGACCTTTGCCCCGGGCTCGAGCGTCAGTTCCTTGGCGCTGAACAGCTGCCGCCCCTCGAACCCGCCGTACACGATCCAGCGGTCGTGAACACCCGGCCCCGAACGCTTCGCGTCGAGGATCGGCTCGAGGTAGTTGGCTTGCTTGAAGTGCGTGTCGACGTTCTTCTCCCAGTCGAGCTCGCCGACGATGAAGTCGAGGTCCCGGTGCTTCTCCGCCGGCATGTCCTTGACGAGCAGGCTCCAGGGCACGGCCCGCCCCTCGACGAGCGACTGGAACATCGCGAACACGTCGCTGCCCCACTGCGGCTCATAGGTGAGGAGCGACCCGGGCGCATGGAGGACGCCCGGCGGAATCAGCCAGCCCGTGCCGCGCTTCAGGCGGTAGGCCTTGGCGAGGTCGAGGATCCCGTTGTCGCCGCGGTTCCAGTTCTCCAAGCAGCGCAGCACGTCCCCCTTGGTCGTCCCGGGCTCCAGCCCCATGAACGTGTAGGGGAAGTTGTTGTCACAGTTGTTGTACTGCGGCGGGAAGTAGTAGCTCTCCGGCTTCCCCTCCTGTCCGACCAGCTTCGCGTCGTCGAACGACTGGTGCATGTGATGGGGGATCGGCCCCATGTTGTCGAAGAACTTCGAATACACCGGCCAGCGTTGGTAGCGATCCCAGATGGCGGTCCCCACCAGCCGCCCGCGGCCCTCGCCGACGGCGTCGCGGAGCAGGAACCGTTCGCCGCCGAA is part of the Planctomycetia bacterium genome and harbors:
- a CDS encoding transporter NadC family protein, with protein sequence MELTPEARTLAGVVAVVVVLWFTEALPLAVTALVGAAACVLLGVAPAKQVFRPFADPLIFLFIGSFLLAEAFRIQRLDRRLAYAVLAVPWVGERPRRLLAAVAVVSVLTSAFISNTVTAALMMAIVAGLVAAIEEAADAAARPAPTFATSLYLCIAFAASIGGLATPIGTPTNLIGLGFIRSELGVAISFPGWCALSLPVVGVLGTFAVLLLGRLFPAGVDRLAGVSRHVAAERARLGAWTVAQWSTVAAFTVTVGLWVVPGVLLGLLGQKHPLVAWLQARLPEGVAAIVGATLLFVLPGGRSESGRCRPVLRWKEARIDWDIVLLYGGGLALGELCFSTGLAAAVGAGIEHWIPAGPWAGVALVLAAAGVAALTSEFTSNVASATMVVPVVIAVARAAGGDAVLAALAATLAASLGFMMPVSSPCNAIVYGSGRIPLRAMMASGAILDVVGVALITAVLLVARWVG
- a CDS encoding oxidoreductase; protein product: MAKPLRIGMIGYGFMGRAHSNGYNRVKDFFDLEYLPVLQAVAARDADKARAFADRWGYRRVETDWRKLVAADDIDAIDICTPNNLHAEIAIEAAKHGKAILCEKPLSMDVAEGERMCAAVEKAGVPNTVWYNYRRIPAVTFAKQIIDSGALGRAFHYRAEFLQDWTISADLPQGGAALWRLDAAAAGSGVTGDLLAHCIDTALWLNGGVSDVTAMTETFVKERKHQLSGKVEPVKIDDACSFLCHFTNGSLGLFESTRYARGHKALYTFEINGEKMSLKWNLHDLHRLEVFDYKDAGPMRGWKSIHVTDGDHPYMDKWWVPGLAIGYEHSFVHQVADFLDAYAKKQPCPPTFRDALETQKVCDAVLASAASRQWVAVD